The genomic DNA CTTGACACCATTTCTGCGTTTCATTTGTCCTTCATACACCCTCTTAGAGTTCACTCCAATGAGTGTCAATGTGGCTGGCCAAGCTGTCGAATGAAACCTGGGAGGATTCTCAGCTCTGACTGTGGCGACTCCTGCCAACGCAGAACTGTGCATCCCTCTATGTAGCTGCAACAACGCGTACATCGTGTTGAATGTAGACTTGCAACAAGACACCAGAGACGGCTCTGACACTCATCAACGGCTTAGCTCCTTGCCATATGCCAAAACGTCCACTCCCGTCTTCATGACAGCATGCCTATCCAGCCTGGCGACTCAGAATGCTCAGAAACGTACATGATCCGAATGACGCCTTCAAGTCTAGTCAGGTCAGATGTAATATGACTTCACACTCATCGCATCGGCAGTGCCCACAGCTCTCAAGGCACGACTGACCCAGGTGGTTCGTGTACGATAGACTCTGCCCGGTGCGTGCCATCCAATCGTGGAAAACACTTCCGCAACCAACTACCATCATGGCCAAGGGCAGCGCAAATCCTAGAGGGATCGCAAAACGATCTCAACCCACACAGGCCTTGAACGTTGTGCGAAGGTGTTTCACATTCACATGATGAATGTGAGGTAAAAAATCAAAAAAGGATCTCATATCTAGGTAGTTAATCCTAGatagacgacgacgacgaaggcaGGATTCGAACCTACGCCCCCGAAGGGAATTGATTTCTAGTCAATCGCAGTAACCACTTTGCTACTTCGCCGATGATAGGGTGAAGTTTATGTTGGTATATGTTTGTGTGAACAATTTTCACCACCTTCGGCCCGAGCGTGGAGGGCCCGAGCCGATATCGCTCCCTCTGTCTCTTGACGAGTAGGATATCGTGACCAGGCCGGGTCATGCAGTGTGGCGCAAGACGAGGGGGTCTCGTAATGGGTAGTGGTCGATGTCGTAGTCGAAGGGCACAACGAAGGTTGAACGCCGGTCGAAAGTAGTTGGCCTAGCAAGTGCGTGGCCTGAGGCTTCGTTCCCTGCGCCCTGCCCTTCTTTCTCCGGTGGCATCTCACTGCTGTGCAGTGCAGCCTTGATCATCTGAAAAGACGACTCTTTGCTGATACCGTTTCTGAATCACCAGCTGTTTTTCAGAAAGACTTcacaacaccaacaccacTCCACGTTTACCCACATGGAGTGAACATGGAGGCCACGCGAAGTACGGAGATGCAGCATGGCCGTCAAGGATGTCTGTCACCGTTGCCGACCAAGTGGAACTTAGCAAATGACAGTGCCAGAATGACTCCGTGCCATCAAGTCACGGCCCAGAACATGCCTTTTGCAAGCGTGCTCCTGCCTCTCCAGATCGGACGGCAACCCCAGCATCGCGAAGCTCGAAAGGCTTGGAACGAGAATGTACCGTAGCAGACACGCACGCATGACTACGTTGACACGAGGATGGTGGCGGCAGCTACCTCAATTCACCGCACACGAAACCTGCAGCTCAATGGACGCACGGCAAGCCACCCACCGACTCAAGACGTAGTCCAAGACATTCGCCAACGCTTCTATGCGCCACGGCACAGCTTGAGCTCGATAAGCTGCCGTCTTGTTTTCGCCGGGCCGGCTTGGTACTGCGATTCAGACGCGCTCAAGGAAAAGCGGTATTCCACGGCATGAAAAAGCCACTCGCTATTGGCTACTCAAAGCTGGAGACCCCGTGGCGGATGCGAAGTGTGCCCTCGCTTCATGCGAATCCCCACAATGCAACCGTCACAGTTCTGCCCTAGCGGTGACTAGGGCGCTGTGTGCCTGCGAAAGTCTGTCAAATGATTGAGCCTGAAGGTTCGTGGCGCAGAGACGTCCACTGGTACGGAGATAGCTGCTGCCAGCTTGAGCAGTGCTAAAGCCCTTGGTTCTGCACTTCCAGACATGTCTCGACACACTCGAATTGCATCTTGTTCCTCGCTTGTTATCGCTGGCCAAGAGGAAGTGCGTCTTGGCTGAGAGCTTGAGAGGTGAGTAAGCTTTTGGCATTTTCGGTCGCAGGCACATCCAGATCATATCGAACACGCAAGATCTGGTCGGGCAGAAGTGGCATGCTGTATGTGTCGCACTTCGACCATTACATGAATGTCGATGAGCTCGTGTTGAGAACATCTGGGGACAACTTACACACCAGCATGAGGCTGAGCTACAGAACATCTGGCTGACCTCCTCGTCATAGGGTACACGCCTTCTAACGGCCCATCATGTCTGGCAAAGATTATGGCGTCGATCACGCGATCGAACGCGAAGAGATCAGAGCACAACACACGCACACAACAGATAACATGTCGGTCGGAAGGTATTTTGCAACCCGTTTCAGCACGCTGAAACCGCCGATGGACAAACTCGAGAACCCGATCACCCTCCTACGAATGCTGAATGGGAAACAATGGCTGTTCTTCCTATGTTCATTCATCGCGTGGACCTGGGAtgctttcgacttcttcacagTATCATTGACAGTGTCAAACCTGGCGGAGCAATTCGAcaagtcgaagaaggacaTCACCTGGGGCATCACACTCGTGCTCATGTTTCGAAGTGTGGGCGCTATTGCCTTCGGCCTGGCATCTGATAGATATGGGAGGAAATGGCCATTTGTGGTGAACAACCTGCTCTTCATCGCTCTCGAAATTGGCACAGGATTTTGCAACACCTACGACCAATTCCTTGCCGTTCGGGCCCTGTTCGGCATCGCAATGGGAGGTCTCTATGGTAATGTTGCAGCAACAGCTCTGGAGGACTGCCCCGAGAAAGCGCGAGGTATTATTTCTGGTATGCTTCAGCAAGGTTACGCGTTCGGATACCTGCTCGCCACAGTCTTTGCCCGAGCTCTGGTGGATACGACGCCCCATGGATGGCGCCCACTGTTCTGGTTCGGCGGTGCTGTTCCCGTGCTCATCATCGCGTTCAGACTGTGTCTCGGAGAGACCGAAGCGTACGAGGAGCGTCAGCGAATTCGAGAAGGCAACGACAATGCTGGAAAGACGTTCATCAAAGAGGGCCAAGTCGCACTCAAGAAGCATTGGATGCTGCTCATTTATATGGTTCTCTTGATGGCGGGATTCAACTTCATGTCGCATGGTTCGCAGGATCTTTACCCTACAATGCTGGAGAACCAGTACAACTTCTCGGCGAACGCTGTCACTGTTACCCAAGTCGTTGCAAATCTGGGCGCCATCACTGGTGGCACGACGATCGGCTACCTGTCGCAAACTTTTGGACGAAGGTTTAgtatcatcttcatcagcatTGTTGGTGGTGCTTTGCTGTACCCATACAGCTTCGTGCCAAATGAGAGAATCATGGCTGCGGCATTCTTCGAGCAATTCTGTGTTCAAGGTGCTTGGGGAGTTATCCCAATCCATCTGATGGAACTGTCTCCCGGGTCTTTGAGGGCGTTCGTGGTTGGTACCTCGTACCAGCTCGGTAACCTGGTTTCCTCCGCTTCTAGCACAATCGAAGCGACCATCGGAGAGAGGTTCCCCCTGGAGCCAAAGATTGTGGATGGCAAGTCCGTCTCCCGCTACGAGTACGGCAAGGTGGTACGTTTGAGAATCTTGCACTGCCTCGAGACGCTCACGCTGACTTCTCTCAGATCTGTATCTTCATGGCCTGCGTGTACGTCTATGTCATCGTTTTGACGTTCCTGGGTCCCGAGATGAAAGGTCGCTCCATGTCAGCTAGCAACGACGAGGActttgctgaagctgctggtACTGTCGGGATTGTGCAGGAGGGCAAGGATTATCGGTACGGTTCTGATGCTAGTGACCACCAGAAGGTGTAGGCGTGCTACACATCGAGACGTGACATTGAGCCATGATTGATAGCACATTTGAGCGTTTTATGAATACATGACTTACTCTCCGGCCCATCCGCGCTCACAGAAATGTTGTGACCAAGTGGCTGTTGACGTTGTGAGATGTTTGGGCGCTGAATCGCCGAAGACCCTGGACAACTGGCCTTGACATTTGACGCAACGTATTGAGATCCCGAAATAAATGTGATCCCGCCTTCTGCCCTCCACTTGCACAAACACCTCGACAACACCCGCGCTCCAACGTGACTTGGCCTGATACACTCGACATGTATCACCACAACACGGCGCAGCCGCCTCCGGGCGCCAATATGGGCCCTGCTCCCGCACAGGCGCAGACTGCACAGGCTGAGGGCGAACCACAaggccagcaacagcaaggccCGCCGCAAGGTCCGCCGCAAGGACAACCGATGCGACCACCGCAAGCTCCGTTCCAGTTGGCGCCAGGTCAACAGCCCACGCCCGAGCAGATTCAGATGATTCAGCAACAAATCGCTGCCGAGGCGGAGAAGCACGGCTTGACGGTGCCCGAATACGTCGAGCGCATGAAAGCCCAGATGATGGCACAGGCACGCATGCaggcacagcaacagcagcagcagcagggcggACAACCACCACAATCAGAGGCAGAGCAGCGACATAGACAAGGGCCACAAGGCGCACAGCCAGGACAGCAAGTTCCTATTCAGCCTGGTCCACCGAAGCCAGAGGCAATTGCCATGGCTACCTTTTTGCAGTCGCAGGATCTGAAGAATCGCACGTGCATCTTCAACGAGCAGAGGAAGGACATGTTCAAAGTCAAGCGTGCGATTCGCGCGATCCAGAGCGAGGCGTACCAGAAGGCTCGTAAGAAGAACCCTCTGCTGCCCGAGGTCAAGGATCGTGTGACTGCCGAGAATGCCTTCAAGCTGCTTCCACTGTCACTCCTTGCCCTCCGCGTATCTAAAGTCGACGAGAATGCTGGTCACGAAGGTCACAACCAtgcaaagaagaagcgagTCAAGGGACTGTGGACAGTCAAGGTTGAGCCACAACAGGAAGCTGCCGATGAGTACTACTACGTCTGGCTGTATCAGAGCACTGCCGCCCAGTGGAAGAACAAGCTCTATGCTGCTCTTGCGCTCATCGGTATCCTCGCTGTCGTCTTCTTTCCAGTCTGGCCCTACACGTTGCGCATTGGTGTCTGGTACCTTAGTATGGGAATGCTGGGTCTGCTtggtctcttcttcggcatggCGATTTTCCggctaatcctcttcctgatCACATTCTTCACTGTCAAGCCTGGTCTCTGGCTGTACCCGAATCTCTTCGAGGATGTTGGTTTCTTCGACTCGTTCCGACCGGTCTGGGCATGGCATGAGAGTGAGAAGGATATGAAGAAGCGAAAGAAGGCGGAGCGGACAGCAAAGAAGGCACGCAGAGAAGCTAGAGCGCGTGGTGAGCTGCCACCGTCtagcaagaagagcaagcagaAACAAGTCGAGGCAAATGCACAGGCAGCGCCTGCAGTGCCAGAGCCTGCTCAGGGGGTGGTGGAAGCGACACAAACCGCTGCCACAGGCGCTGAATCTGCGCCGGCTGAGGGACTGCAGCAGAGGCATGTGCAGCCGAGGGTTGCGAGcgtggaagaggatgaagaagagtagCATAATTTTGGCACAGCGACGGCGTTAATGGTTACGAAGGACTTTTTCAGCGGCAGGAGATGTATCACACGACACGGCGCTATCACGATTCTTGTGTTGTCGTTTGATAGTTCAACCCCAACTTCAGCGATTGGCAGACATAACTTTGGTATGTTGATACGCGAGCATAATGCACTCGTCAAGCAAGACTCAGTTTGCATTTCAGTCTGTCGAAAATTACATGCGCTTTTGCTACCACCTGATCAGTGTTCATTTTCGGCAACTTGATGACATCCAGGTCTCCCTCCCATGCCTTGTACTCAGACACATCTTTAACAACCTTGGTCGAAACAGTAGGAAAGAATCTCGTGGGCTCCTCATACTCGTACACCATTGTGAACTTGCCATTGCTGACAGTACCATCGGGCAATTTCACCCCAGCAGGGCAAGCTGTGAAGGTATGCGGAACGCCTCCAACCGTGTCGACAAGACTTCCTGGTGCTACAGCATAGTACTCCCCCGCTATCTCCAGCGGTGCTACGCCGTTTAGAACCATAATACGTTCGTCCACAAGACGCGTCTGGTCTGATGACATGTGGATATGTCGAGGTAGCCTGTAGTCTGTCGTGAATTCGATGAATCCTAGCTGCCCGCGAAAACCACGCTCGTTGGAAGGTGAGAGTTCGTGCATTGTGAGGTCGATATCATCGAAGGGCTTCTTGATGTTTGCGCCTGAGCCGTGAGTGATGCGGCTACCGTGGGAGAAGGTATAGCCGACATCATCAGTGTTTTGGCTCGCTGCGGCTGACATGCGGGCCAAGACAGTTCTTGCAATGCTACGATGTAAGCAGGCTTGTGGTCCGCGCGGCTGTCGAGAAGTTGTCTTTCTGCCTCGGCCGGGGGTTGTTCGGTAGGTGAATTAAGAGTGTTTTGTGAGCAGGTCTCGCCGGTCCACTTGCCGACATGGACTGCGATGCCGTTCCTAGCCATGAAAGAGCCTCGGCAAGATCAGAAGCAGTCTAGGGATCACTCAACCCCGAAGTCTATTTCACTTTCTGCGATCGACATTTACATTTCTCGCGACTGAACTCCTCGCCTTTCCTCCACTCATACCTCTGGAAATACTCAAAAATGGCCACCGAACGTGTCAAGTCGATTCTCGGGCAATTGCTCCCCGGCCAGACGCCGCTGGACAAGATGTGAGTTTCGCCGCCACGAGTCCCTCCAGTCCCCGCAGCAGAGCGTTGCACGAGAGACTGCGAGCACCAAAATGCTGACAGGTGACAATCAACAGCACCCAGAAGAACCCAGACGACATTGTCATCACTCTCGCCATCCGAACGCCGCTatgcaagggcaagaagggtgGACTCAAGGATACGCCGCTCGACGGCATCGTCTTCAAGCTTCTCGAGCAGGTCGTCAGGAAGTCAAACATTGACCCTGCACTGGTCGAGGACATCTGCTTGGGAAATGTATGTTCAGTGCCCCTCCGGAGTTGACATCTTACTGACGATATGAAACACCAGGTCTCCGACTCCAAAGCCGCCTACTACAACCGCGCAGCCATGCTCGCCGCTGGCTTCCCAAACACCACCGCCGGTTCCTCAGTAAACCGCTTCTGCTCCTCCGGCCTCAAGGCCGTACAAGATATCGCCAACCAGATTGAGCACGGCGACATCGAAATCGGCGTCGCCCTCGGCGCTGAGTCCATGACCGCAGGTGGCGACAGATTGGAGCGACCATTCTTTGAGGACATCCTCAAGGCCAACCAAGAAGCAAGAGATTGCATGATGCCCATGGGTCAGACATCAGAGAACGTTGGCAAGGACTTCAACATCACACGTGAACAGCAAGATCGCTATGCTGCAGAATCATACCGAAGAGCAGAGGTCGCACAAAAGGCTGGCTGGTTTGATGACGAGATCGTGCCAATCAAGGCCATGGTCGATGGCAAAGAGGTCACATTGACTCGTGATGAGGGTCCACGATACGGAACCACATTCGAGGCTTTGAACAAGATCCGTCCAGCTTTCCCAGATTTCGGAGACCGATCGACCGGTGGTAACAGCTCGCAAGTCACAGATGGTGCCGCTGCTGTCATGCTCATGAAGCGCTCCAAAGCCCTCGAACTCAACCAGCCCATCTTGGCCAAATTCGTTGGAGCCACAGTCGCTGGTCTCGCTCCTCGCATCATGGGTATTGGTCCTTCGATCGCTGTGCCCAAGCTTTTGAGCAAGTACAACTTGACCATCGACGACATTGACGTTGTCGAACTCAACGaggcttttgcttctatgGCAGTCTACTGCAAGGACGTGCTGAAGATCCCACACGAAAAGATGAATGTGCGTGGTGGCGCTATTGCTCTTGGTCACCCACTGGGCTGTACTGGTGCGAGACAGATTGTGACTGGTCTGTCCGAGGCCAGGAGacaaaagaagaagattctGTTGACGACTATGTGTATTGGTACTGGACAGGGTATGGCCGGTCTGTTCGTCAACGAGCAGAACGTTGTTTAGAGGTTGCATGACTTTTAATGAATTGAACATTGATGAAAGCATTATGGGAAACAGATATTCATGTTCAAATGTATGCATATTTCGGTCTCGATCTTTGCAAAATTTACAAAATCTGGAGTCGAAAATTGACCGCTCTCTTATGAATCGCATACATTCCATGATTTCGGTCGGCCCATAGTGAATCCTGTATGCTCTCTTTCGCCCTCTTCGAGGCAGTGTCGCAGCTCACAGGCTACTAAAGCCGTTCTGCGTTACTGACTAGTGATCCAGCGCTCACATGCTTCACTCACGCGCTCAAAACGTGGTCTTGATCACTATTCAGAGTATTCAATCGAATCACAGCTCAGCATACGTTTCGCAGATTTCTAAGCATTTACAACAGGAATATTCCGTTCCAGATACCCGTACTACTTCGGCAACCTACGCTTATAAGGCGTATCCTTTATTAGATCTTCGACTGCCGAAGCCCATTTCACAAGTGCATCTTCTCGCTATGCAGTCTGCATTAACGCAAATCCGAATAGCATGCCGCTCAAGCCGAATTTTCGAGCTACTCAAGCTCAATGCAGCTCGACACGTACCAGCATATACCATTGAAGCATATGAGCATTCGCCTGAGACTGGGTGACGTAGAGAGCCCGTGAGACAGACGTCTCAGGAGCCTTGTTATGTACGGGTGGGCATTGCGTATGAGCTGCGACCAGCATTGCTTTCTGATAATACATCTGTCCGATGCTGTCTTGGAAAGCTTCTATGTATATCTTACGCCCTGTTGTGGAACTGTGGCGGTCTTGAAGCATGTCGTGCGGTGTTCGTTGCTGTGAGACTGTCTGTCTTTGGTGGCTTGTTAGAGGAGATGACCATGTGTGAGGTTCTCGAACATTGTGATGGAGAGGATTGTGGCACACGGATTGGTTAGGAGGGTCGAAGTCTGGTAGAGGCTCACGGTTAGTCGAGGAACTCTTAGACATCACCTCATGTCTGCGTTGCCTCTACACGGGGTAGCTGTTGTGTCCTGTACCTCTATATTTGCCTGCGAGTCATATAATTGACCATTGCACACCGCCACAGGAGACATCATTGTTCCCTAAGGCAGCCGTGAGGTGTCAGTCGCGCATTGACATTCGCCATTGTGCTCTGAAACCTCCTGGTATGTGGAAATTAGTGACAAGTCGAGGAGTATTAGGTAAGGAAGACTTGATCTCTCCCCAGTAATTTTGTCTGCTGCTCAACGTTGCACGGCATAGGAGAATGCTTGGGTCGCAGCAAGTGTCAGACTGCAGCAACAAAGCGAGCAGTAGCCGTGCCTTGCCTTGCATGTGTCGACGCATTGCAGCTGTGGACATCCGTCATTGGCCGATGGAATATTGAGCATGAGTGTTTCAGATCTGACTTTGTATACTGATGATGCAACAGCACAGGCAGTCTCTTCCCAGCCAGGCTGAACGCGTCCAGGGTCAGCAGTGGTGCAGCTGGCTTGCATAGTCGAGTACAACCGAGTGGAGCAGTGGTGGCGATCACGGTACTGTTGATAGCAGTGGTCGCCTGTAAGCGCCTGGCACCGCGACGGGCTGTTCTGGAGCGAGGGCAACACGAGCGGTATCCTCTGCTGAACGGGCCTTCGTCAGAGGCAAGAAATGCCAATGGCCGTTTCCGACGTGGTTGTCGATCCCCAGGCTGCTCGCGTTTGCTCACCTGCCGCCGACAGCATGGGAGTCGATGTTGTGTGAGGTGCTAAAGAGCTAGTTAGCGTGCAGCGCGCAGTGATGAAGAGCGTCGGCCAGTCAATCCGCAGCCCGCCACGCACAGACGTCGTTCTTTCTCCAAGCATTCTTGGGTGGACGAATCAGCAGGCGCGGTGGACCCGGTCGATGCGCCCTTGCAAAGCTTGGCTCTTCGTGCTGTGCTGCAAACCACCAAGCGCAGACGACGTGCACACGCGCTCGCGCAGCACCTCCTGCCCTTCCCTTGCGCTGAACGAGCGCCGGCCGCCATCGAGGCGTCAGGCTGCCCACACGGGCGCGATGCTCATTCGCCGGCCACAGGAATGAGCGGCCGGCGCTGCGACGACGCACCCCGTTTCAGGCCCGAATGCCAACGGCTGTTCTCGTGCGAGCAGCGCATGTGAGCGTGACAAAGTCGAGCAAAAGGCTGACGATTTGGGGCAGCGAGGAGAGACGGTGGTGGGCGATCTGGTGCCACGAGctcgtgcagctgctgtcgCCCTCGTCCGCAGCCGCGATTGGCCTCGCGCTACTATTTCTTGACCTGCAGGGCCCGGCCTCGACATGGACGCTATCCATCTTCACACCACACCACCTTCCTTCCcgtcttgccttcttctttgcgcCTTCTGCTTTACCCGTTGTCCTTTCCtttcttgatcttgctctttcACTCGCCCGCGTGCTACTCCCTTCCttccttctttctctctccgGGCGGGACCATTCAGTCTTAATGATCCCTTAGTTCGAGGTCAATGGGCCTCTTCGTGCACGAAGATGGACATGTGCGAGGCTGGCTGGCCgccttgctctgctgctgggcaGCAATGGGGGACGATGAAACGTATGGAGAGAAAAACACAAAAGGTATCTTGCCCTTCGACATCTACTACGCATCGATGGCTGACCCTCGTAGCGAACGTTTCGCGACCACAAGTCTGCAATGACCAGCCGACTCCACTGCAGCCAATGTCTGTGAACGCAACCCAACCACTGTCCAGACAAAAGAATGGAAGCTTCACCGAAGACGATCGTGTCCGACCCATCTCAGAGCGACCGCCCTCACTCAAGCCCTTGGACTTTGGGGAAATGTCTCTCATGGGCAGAATGGCACTCCATGGCAGGAGGAAAAGTTCTACGAACCTGCTGTGGTCGCCAAAAAGAATCAGCATCGGTCCACCCAAAGACTTCCGAAAGCTTGATATGACCGAAAAGCAACGTCGATCGCTCAAACCGTTGCAACTAGAGCCTGTCGTTCTCAAGGGTCACGAAGCTGGTGTGGCAAGTGATGGTGTCAAGCTCGCACAGACTACGTTGCCAtccgatgctgatgatgccaCCAATCGTGACTCGTACCGCGAGGCACGCGACACTCCATGGCAGCGCTGCCAGCTGATGAGTTCCACAGCTCGCAGGGACCCTTCGCCACCACGCCCGCAAGAAGACAACCCTCCTTCGCAGGAGACTGCAAAGAAGCAAAACACCTCCAGGCCACCGCTATCGACTCGATCATCTTCCAGTTCAATCAAATCACTGCGTCGTCAAGCTATCGAGACCAGCGCTTCGGGCACTCCGTCATCAATGTCTCGCCCGTCTGTGGAACGGCTTCGCATCCACCGGAAGCGTTCGAATCAGTCCAACCGCATGTCTTCCGCCGACAGCAGGGACCTCGACCAAGAGATTCTTGAGCTCAACACAATCGTCGAAGAGCGCAGGGCAGAATCAGGTCGGGGTCCAAGTCACGAGGATCTGCATGTTCCCGCTGTCGCCCCCGCCATGGGACTTCGTGCGAGGTCAGAAACTCTCAGTGACATCGGCTCTGCATTCTCCCGTCCGCTCCGCCTGGAAACAAACTGTCAAGCTGTTCCAGAGGCAGTGTCACCCTTCAAATCACCTGTCAAATCTCGCCTCTCGCGCCCGTTCACTAATATGCCAGACGCTAATGT from Cercospora beticola chromosome 3, complete sequence includes the following:
- a CDS encoding uncharacterized protein (BUSCO:EOG09263W7L) produces the protein MYHHNTAQPPPGANMGPAPAQAQTAQAEGEPQGQQQQGPPQGPPQGQPMRPPQAPFQLAPGQQPTPEQIQMIQQQIAAEAEKHGLTVPEYVERMKAQMMAQARMQAQQQQQQQGGQPPQSEAEQRHRQGPQGAQPGQQVPIQPGPPKPEAIAMATFLQSQDLKNRTCIFNEQRKDMFKVKRAIRAIQSEAYQKARKKNPLLPEVKDRVTAENAFKLLPLSLLALRVSKVDENAGHEGHNHAKKKRVKGLWTVKVEPQQEAADEYYYVWLYQSTAAQWKNKLYAALALIGILAVVFFPVWPYTLRIGVWYLSMGMLGLLGLFFGMAIFRLILFLITFFTVKPGLWLYPNLFEDVGFFDSFRPVWAWHESEKDMKKRKKAERTAKKARREARARGELPPSSKKSKQKQVEANAQAAPAVPEPAQGVVEATQTAATGAESAPAEGLQQRHVQPRVASVEEDEEE